The Fortiea contorta PCC 7126 genome has a segment encoding these proteins:
- a CDS encoding Uma2 family endonuclease — translation MLSSPLVLQIPSSMQMTDEQFFEFCQVNRDLRIERNQLGEISIMTPTGSETGNREFNIALQLGVWSEQDGTGICFSSSTGFTLSTGAKRSPDASWMKIARWNTLSKTQQEQFAPICPDFIVELRSASDRLQTLQEKMTEYMQEPGVQLGLLIDRKHRQVYIYRPGKPEECLDHPVSVNCEPVLPGFILNLNKVW, via the coding sequence ATGCTTTCATCTCCTTTAGTGTTGCAAATTCCGTCATCAATGCAAATGACAGATGAGCAGTTTTTTGAATTCTGTCAGGTGAATCGTGACTTACGAATTGAGCGGAATCAATTAGGAGAAATATCAATTATGACACCCACTGGTTCGGAGACGGGTAATCGAGAATTTAATATTGCTCTACAGCTAGGAGTGTGGTCAGAACAAGACGGTACAGGTATTTGTTTTAGCTCCAGCACAGGATTTACACTATCAACAGGTGCAAAGCGATCGCCTGATGCTTCTTGGATGAAAATCGCCAGATGGAATACACTTTCCAAAACACAACAAGAGCAATTTGCACCTATTTGTCCAGATTTTATCGTCGAACTGCGCTCCGCCAGCGATCGCCTGCAAACTCTCCAAGAAAAAATGACAGAATATATGCAAGAACCCGGAGTGCAATTAGGTTTACTCATCGACCGCAAGCATCGTCAAGTTTATATCTATCGCCCAGGAAAACCAGAAGAATGTTTAGATCATCCTGTGAGTGTGAACTGTGAACCTGTGTTACCTGGGTTTATTTTGAATTTAAATAAAGTTTGGTAG
- a CDS encoding Uma2 family endonuclease, which yields MFSSPLVLQIPPSVQMTDEQFFEFCQVNRDLRIERNKLGEISIMTPTGSETGNREFNILGQLWFWSEQDGTGICFSSSAGFTLSTGAKRSPDASWMKIARWNALSKAQQEQFAPICPDFIVELRSASDRLQTLQEKMTEYMQEPGVQLGLLIDRKHRQVYIYRPGKPEERLDHPVSVNCEPVLPGFILNLNKVW from the coding sequence ATGTTTTCATCTCCTTTAGTGTTGCAAATTCCGCCATCAGTGCAAATGACAGATGAGCAGTTTTTTGAGTTTTGTCAGGTGAATCGTGACTTACGAATTGAGCGGAATAAATTAGGAGAAATATCAATTATGACACCCACTGGTTCAGAAACGGGTAATCGAGAATTTAATATTTTAGGACAGTTGTGGTTTTGGTCAGAACAAGACGGTACAGGTATTTGTTTTAGCTCCAGTGCAGGATTTACACTATCAACAGGTGCAAAGCGATCGCCTGATGCTTCTTGGATGAAAATCGCCAGATGGAACGCACTTTCCAAAGCACAACAAGAGCAATTTGCACCTATTTGTCCAGATTTTATCGTCGAACTGCGCTCCGCTAGCGATCGCCTGCAAACTCTCCAAGAAAAAATGACAGAATATATGCAAGAACCCGGAGTGCAATTAGGTTTACTCATCGACCGCAAGCATCGTCAAGTTTATATCTATCGCCCAGGAAAACCAGAAGAACGTCTAGATCATCCTGTGAGTGTGAACTGTGAACCTGTGTTACCTGGGTTTATTTTGAATTTAAATAAAGTTTGGTAG
- a CDS encoding GTP-binding protein, translated as MTSTLPEPHHSGSSNWEEELDSAIFSFEDIQAELNYKQAQTALRNLVANLDLSAREKNGLETEITDLETMLLKLDRMVVQIAAFGMVGRGKSSLLNALVGQPVFETGPLHGVTRTAQRVNWSIHEEAIGENDRALRVTLPAVGQSQVELVDTPGLDEIDGHTRAALAEQIAKQADLILFVIAGDMTKIEHEALSQLRTAGKPIILVFNKVDQYPEADRMTIYHKIRDDRVRELLSPLEIVMAAASPLVKTAIRRPDGSKGVQLRTGNAQVEQLKLKILEILQREGKALVALNSMLYADIVNEQLVQRKLMIREVAANQLIWKAVTTKAVAIALNPLTVVDILSSIVIDIFLILGLSQLYGIPMTEAGAVQLLQKIALSMGGIGASELLANLGLSGLKTLLGITTPVTGGASLGPYVTVAITQASVAGVSTYGIGQVTKAYLVNGATWGPEGPKAVITKILASLDEQSILNRIKDELQLKLRRF; from the coding sequence ATGACCTCAACCTTGCCCGAACCTCATCATAGCGGCTCATCCAACTGGGAAGAAGAACTGGATAGTGCAATTTTCAGCTTTGAAGACATTCAAGCGGAACTCAACTATAAACAGGCGCAAACAGCGTTGCGAAATTTGGTAGCCAATCTTGACCTTTCAGCGCGAGAAAAAAACGGACTAGAAACAGAAATCACCGATTTGGAAACCATGCTCTTGAAGTTAGACCGGATGGTGGTACAAATCGCGGCTTTTGGGATGGTGGGACGTGGTAAGTCTTCCCTGCTCAATGCTTTGGTGGGACAACCAGTATTTGAAACTGGCCCTCTACATGGTGTCACGCGTACAGCCCAACGAGTTAACTGGAGTATTCATGAAGAAGCGATCGGGGAAAACGATCGCGCTTTGCGCGTCACACTCCCCGCAGTCGGTCAATCGCAGGTCGAACTAGTTGATACACCAGGATTAGACGAAATCGATGGTCACACCCGCGCCGCATTAGCAGAACAAATAGCCAAACAGGCGGATTTAATTCTGTTTGTGATTGCTGGTGACATGACGAAGATAGAACACGAAGCCCTTTCCCAGTTGAGGACGGCGGGTAAACCGATAATTTTGGTGTTCAATAAAGTCGATCAATATCCAGAAGCAGACCGGATGACAATTTACCACAAAATCCGGGATGACAGGGTGCGAGAGTTGCTTTCACCTCTAGAAATTGTCATGGCTGCAGCTTCGCCGTTAGTCAAGACAGCAATTCGCCGTCCAGATGGTAGCAAAGGTGTGCAATTACGCACAGGTAACGCCCAAGTCGAACAATTAAAGCTGAAAATTTTAGAAATTTTGCAGCGCGAGGGCAAAGCTTTAGTTGCTCTTAATAGTATGCTCTATGCTGACATCGTGAATGAGCAATTAGTGCAGCGAAAATTGATGATCCGAGAAGTAGCGGCTAATCAGTTGATTTGGAAAGCGGTAACGACCAAAGCTGTAGCGATCGCTCTTAATCCCCTGACTGTGGTAGACATACTCAGCAGTATTGTCATCGATATTTTTCTCATTTTGGGTCTATCTCAACTTTATGGTATCCCCATGACCGAAGCCGGCGCCGTCCAACTGTTGCAAAAGATCGCCTTGAGTATGGGCGGGATCGGTGCTAGTGAATTGCTGGCGAACTTAGGCTTAAGTGGGTTGAAAACCTTACTCGGTATCACTACCCCAGTCACTGGTGGCGCTTCTTTAGGCCCCTACGTCACCGTAGCCATCACCCAAGCCAGCGTTGCTGGTGTCTCTACCTACGGGATTGGACAAGTTACCAAAGCTTATTTAGTCAATGGCGCTACTTGGGGGCCAGAGGGGCCCAAAGCCGTCATCACCAAAATCTTAGCGTCCCTCGATGAGCAATCTATTCTCAATCGTATTAAAGATGAATTGCAATTAAAACTGCGGCGTTTTTAG
- a CDS encoding Uma2 family endonuclease: MLSSPLVLQIPSSMQMTDEQFFEFCQVNRDLRIERNQLGEISIMTPTGSETGNRGGNIFGQLWVWSEQDGTGITFDSSTGFTLSTGAKRSPDASWMKLERWNTLSKTQQEQFAPICPDFIVELRSASDRLQTLQEKMTEYMQEPGVQLGLLIDRKHRQVYIYRPGKPEERLDHPVSVNCEPVLPGFILNLNKVW, encoded by the coding sequence ATGCTTTCATCTCCTTTAGTGTTGCAAATTCCGTCATCAATGCAAATGACAGATGAGCAGTTTTTTGAATTCTGTCAGGTGAATCGTGACTTACGAATTGAGCGGAATCAATTAGGAGAAATATCAATTATGACACCCACTGGTTCAGAAACAGGAAATCGAGGAGGTAATATATTCGGTCAGTTATGGGTATGGTCAGAACAAGATGGGACAGGTATAACTTTTGACTCCAGCACAGGATTTACACTATCAACAGGTGCAAAGCGATCGCCTGATGCTTCTTGGATGAAATTAGAACGATGGAATACACTTTCCAAAACACAACAAGAGCAATTTGCACCTATTTGTCCAGATTTTATCGTCGAACTGCGCTCCGCCAGCGATCGCCTGCAAACTCTCCAAGAAAAAATGACAGAATATATGCAAGAACCCGGAGTGCAATTAGGTTTACTCATCGACCGCAAGCATCGTCAAGTTTATATCTATCGCCCAGGAAAACCAGAAGAACGTCTAGATCATCCTGTGAGTGTGAACTGTGAACCTGTGTTACCTGGGTTTATTTTGAATTTAAATAAAGTTTGGTAG
- a CDS encoding DUF6464 family protein, whose protein sequence is MEPDFLPTEVILTNPRQQLGKVQLDWTPQPGNYLDFEGRTYAVLERRHRYQLKAGRYRLHKIALYVQTAQRPSEKSLVAGRWVIGDATCSYNAHSEIMRCAVNPDGPCKSCRFYENSAV, encoded by the coding sequence ATGGAGCCAGACTTTTTACCAACCGAGGTAATTTTGACCAATCCCCGTCAGCAACTCGGTAAAGTCCAACTTGATTGGACACCACAACCAGGAAATTATCTCGATTTTGAAGGTCGAACCTACGCGGTTTTAGAACGTCGCCACAGATATCAATTAAAAGCCGGGCGCTACCGCTTACACAAAATAGCTCTTTATGTCCAGACTGCTCAAAGACCATCTGAGAAAAGCTTGGTAGCAGGACGCTGGGTCATCGGTGATGCTACCTGCAGCTATAATGCTCACTCAGAAATTATGCGCTGTGCAGTTAACCCAGATGGCCCTTGCAAATCTTGTCGTTTTTATGAAAATTCCGCAGTTTGA